From the genome of Mustela lutreola isolate mMusLut2 chromosome 16, mMusLut2.pri, whole genome shotgun sequence, one region includes:
- the LOC131817644 gene encoding zinc finger protein 256-like, whose translation MAAAAPRDPAEFDSSWGGTSGVLAVAAVWGPPRFVATPSGRFGTNQTEKDNVTLEDMAVYFSWEEWGLLDEAQRCLYHDVMLENLALMASLHKALTHHSWKSSYKCGECGKAFCRKCTLVQHQRIHTGEGLLECSECGKTFSYKHTFVQHKTVHTGEKPSDSSECGKAFRFKYKLFQHLHTHTRERPYMCSECRKTFGCKSKLVRHQRIHTGARPYECAECDKFSRQSSSLFQHQRIHTGARPYERDKCGKSYSQSSILMQHQRVHTGERPYECNEYGKSFRQSSSLIQHQSVHTGARPYECSECGKSFSQSFSLILHQRIHTGERPYECSECGKSFSQNYSLIQHHKLHT comes from the exons ATGGCGGCGGCCGCGCCCAGGGACCCGGCTGAG TTTGACAGCTCTTGGGGAGGGACTTCCGGCGTCCTCGCTGTGGCCGCGGTTTGGGGCCCTCCTCGCTTTGTTGCGACACCATCTGGCAGGTTTGGGACTAACCAGACCGAGAAG GACAATGTGACTTTGGAGGATATGGCCGTGTACTTCTCCTGGGAGGAATGGGGTCTCCTTGATGAGGCTCAGAGATGCCTGTACCATgatgtgatgctggagaacttGGCACTGATGGCCTCCCTGCATAAGGCCCTCACACATCACAGT TGGAAAAGTTCTTACAAATGTGgtgaatgtggaaaagccttctGTCGTAAATGTACACTTGTTCAGCACCAAAGAATTCACACTGGAGAAGGACTGCTtgagtgcagtgaatgtgggaaaaccttcagCTATAAGCATACATTTGTTCAGCATAAGACAGTCCACACTGGAGAAAAGCCTTCTGATAGCAGTGAGTGTGGAAAGGCCTTCAGGTTCAAATATAAACTTTTTCAGCACCTACATACTCACACTAGAGAGAGGCCTTACATGTGTAGTGAATGTAGGAAAACTTTTGGATGCAAATCCAAACTTGTTCGGCACCAGAGAATTCACACAGGAGCACGACCTTATGAGTGTGCTGAATGTGACAAATTCTCCAGACAAAGTTCCAGCCTCTttcaacatcagagaattcacactggagCAAGGCCTTATGAACGTGACAAATGTGGGAAGTCTTATAGCCAAAGTTCTATCCTCATGCAGCATCAGagagttcacactggagaaaggccATATGAGTGCAATGAATATGGGAAATCCTTTAGACAAAGCTCCAGCCTCATTCAACACCAGAGTGTTCACACAGGAGCAAGGCCTTACGAGTgtagtgaatgtgggaaatccttTAGCCAAAGTTTTAGCCTCATTctacatcagagaattcacactggagaaaggccttatgaatgcagtgaatgtgggaaatccttTAGCCAAAACTATAGCCTCATTCAACACCATAAACTTCACACTTGA